A single region of the Mycobacterium avium subsp. avium genome encodes:
- the miaA gene encoding tRNA (adenosine(37)-N6)-dimethylallyltransferase MiaA, whose amino-acid sequence MRPLAIIGPTGTGKSQLALDVAERLGPLGAEIVNADAMQLYRGMDIGTAKLPVDARRGIPHHQLDVLDVTQTATVARYQRAAAADIEAILAAGAVPIIVGGSMLYIQSLLDDWSFPATDPRVRARWERRLAEAGVGELHAELARRDPAAAAAILPTDARRTVRALEVIELTGRPFAASAPRIGAPRWDTVIIGLDCDTTVLDERLARRTDAMFEQGLVAEVTGLLGRGLRDGVTAARALGYAQVIAALDAGGGDEQLRQAREQTYAGTRRYVRRQRSWFRRDHRVRWLDAGACSPPRLADAALEAWRHVS is encoded by the coding sequence GTGCGGCCACTGGCGATCATCGGCCCCACCGGCACCGGCAAGTCCCAGCTGGCGCTGGACGTCGCCGAACGGCTCGGGCCACTCGGCGCCGAGATCGTCAACGCCGACGCGATGCAGCTCTACCGCGGGATGGACATCGGCACCGCCAAGCTGCCCGTCGACGCCCGCCGCGGCATCCCGCACCACCAGCTCGACGTCCTCGACGTCACCCAGACCGCGACCGTCGCCCGCTATCAGCGCGCCGCCGCGGCCGACATCGAGGCCATCCTGGCCGCCGGCGCGGTGCCGATCATCGTGGGCGGCTCCATGCTCTACATCCAGTCGCTGCTCGACGACTGGTCGTTCCCGGCCACCGATCCGCGGGTGCGGGCGCGCTGGGAGCGGCGGCTGGCCGAGGCCGGGGTGGGCGAGCTGCACGCCGAGCTGGCCCGCCGCGATCCCGCGGCCGCCGCGGCCATCCTGCCCACCGACGCCCGGCGCACGGTGCGGGCGCTGGAGGTCATCGAGCTGACCGGCCGGCCGTTCGCCGCGTCCGCGCCGCGGATCGGCGCGCCGCGCTGGGACACCGTCATCATCGGATTGGATTGCGACACAACCGTTCTCGACGAGCGGCTGGCCCGGCGCACCGACGCGATGTTCGAGCAGGGCCTGGTGGCGGAGGTGACCGGGCTGCTCGGGCGGGGGCTGCGCGACGGGGTCACCGCCGCGCGCGCCCTGGGCTACGCGCAGGTGATCGCCGCGCTCGACGCCGGCGGCGGCGACGAGCAGCTGCGGCAGGCCCGCGAGCAGACCTACGCGGGCACCCGCCGCTACGTGCGCCGGCAGCGGTCCTGGTTTCGGCGCGACCACCGGGTGCGCTGGCTCGACGCCGGCGCCTGCAGCCCGCCCCGCCTCGCCGACGCCGCCCTGGAGGCCTGGCGCCACGTATCCTGA
- a CDS encoding DMT family transporter, whose amino-acid sequence MSKVDVAALIALCAALASAVGDVIRQRSAHEITDKPVGHLELFRMSLRDTRWWLGGLAAITNYSLQAAALAWGSVVLVTALQVTALLFALPLYARLAHQRIKPREWAWALILAAALAVVIIVGDPASGKQRAPLHIWAIVALVMVPVLVACVVAARRSAGSPFAAVLLAVVAGSSLALFAVLTKGVVEMSEHSLVGVLTSPEFVPWLLVALTGMIFQQSAFRAGALTASLPTMTVAKPVVAGLLGVLVLDETLNAHGLKAFVLVGAVAVVIVATIALARGEAASINRPEPGPGSAPRKARDTAADVAADDDDTGPFSGRLLVADSSRW is encoded by the coding sequence ATGTCGAAGGTTGATGTCGCTGCGTTGATCGCCCTGTGCGCGGCGTTGGCCTCCGCGGTCGGCGACGTGATCCGCCAGCGCTCCGCGCACGAGATCACCGACAAACCGGTGGGCCACCTCGAACTGTTCCGCATGTCGCTGCGCGACACGCGCTGGTGGCTGGGCGGCCTGGCCGCGATCACCAACTACAGCCTGCAGGCCGCCGCGCTGGCCTGGGGGTCGGTGGTGCTGGTGACCGCCCTGCAGGTGACGGCGCTGCTGTTCGCCCTGCCCCTCTACGCGCGGCTGGCCCACCAGCGGATCAAACCGCGGGAGTGGGCGTGGGCGCTGATTCTGGCCGCCGCCCTGGCCGTGGTGATCATCGTCGGCGACCCCGCGTCCGGCAAGCAGCGCGCCCCGCTGCACATTTGGGCGATCGTGGCCCTGGTCATGGTGCCGGTGCTGGTGGCCTGCGTGGTGGCGGCGCGCAGGTCGGCCGGCAGCCCGTTCGCGGCGGTGCTGCTGGCGGTGGTCGCGGGTTCGTCGCTGGCGCTGTTCGCGGTGCTGACCAAGGGTGTGGTCGAGATGTCCGAGCACAGCCTGGTCGGTGTGCTGACCTCGCCGGAGTTCGTGCCCTGGCTGCTGGTGGCGCTGACCGGGATGATCTTCCAGCAATCGGCGTTTCGCGCCGGCGCGCTGACCGCCTCACTGCCGACGATGACGGTGGCCAAGCCGGTGGTGGCCGGGCTGCTCGGCGTGCTGGTGCTCGACGAGACGCTCAACGCGCACGGTCTCAAGGCGTTCGTGCTGGTCGGCGCCGTCGCGGTGGTGATCGTCGCGACCATCGCGCTGGCCCGCGGCGAGGCCGCCAGCATCAACCGGCCCGAGCCCGGCCCGGGCAGCGCCCCGCGAAAAGCCCGTGACACCGCCGCCGACGTCGCCGCTGACGACGACGACACCGGTCCGTTCAGCGGCCGGCTGCTGGTGGCCGACAGCTCCCGGTGGTGA
- a CDS encoding DUF349 domain-containing protein, with protein sequence MTGDQPRDDSARPAPRPGPRPGPRPVSAGRPAAHPVVVPPPPSDPHRFGRVDDDGTVWLISAAGERVVGSWQAGDREAAFAHFGRRFDDLATEVTLMEERLASGTGDARKIKAHASELAEALPTATVLGDIDALAARLASIAEQAEAAVAAERSRREEHRAAQTARKEALAAEAEELAANSTQWKAAGDRLRAILDEWKTITGLDRRVDDALWKRYSAAREAFNRRRGAHFAELDRERSSIRQAKERLCERAEELSGSTDWTATSAEFRKLLAEWKAAGRAAREVDDALWRRFKQAQDVFFTARNAATAEKDAELRANAAAKEALLAEAEKLDTGNHDAARAALRAIAEKWDAIGKVPRERSAELERRLRAVEKKVREAGDAGWSDPQAQARAEQFQARAEQYEQQARKAAAAGRTKEAEEARANAEQWRQWAQAAVEALSRKP encoded by the coding sequence ATGACGGGTGACCAGCCTCGCGACGATTCGGCTCGGCCTGCGCCGCGCCCGGGTCCGCGACCCGGTCCCCGGCCCGTGAGCGCGGGGCGCCCGGCCGCCCACCCGGTGGTGGTGCCGCCGCCGCCCAGCGACCCGCACCGGTTCGGGCGGGTGGACGACGACGGCACGGTGTGGCTGATCAGCGCGGCCGGCGAGCGCGTCGTCGGCTCCTGGCAGGCCGGCGACCGGGAGGCCGCGTTCGCCCACTTCGGCCGGCGGTTCGACGACCTGGCCACCGAGGTCACCCTGATGGAGGAGCGGCTGGCGTCCGGGACCGGGGATGCGCGCAAGATCAAGGCGCACGCCTCCGAGCTGGCCGAGGCGCTGCCGACGGCGACGGTGCTGGGCGACATCGATGCGCTCGCGGCCCGGCTGGCCAGCATCGCCGAACAGGCCGAGGCGGCCGTCGCCGCCGAGCGCTCGCGGCGCGAGGAGCATCGGGCCGCGCAGACCGCCCGTAAGGAGGCGCTGGCCGCCGAGGCCGAGGAGCTGGCCGCCAACTCGACGCAGTGGAAGGCCGCCGGCGACCGGCTGCGCGCGATCCTCGACGAGTGGAAGACCATCACCGGCCTGGACCGCCGGGTGGACGATGCGCTGTGGAAGCGCTACAGCGCGGCCCGGGAGGCCTTCAACCGGCGGCGGGGCGCCCATTTCGCCGAGTTGGACCGGGAACGCTCGAGCATCCGCCAGGCCAAGGAGCGGCTGTGCGAGCGGGCCGAGGAGCTGTCCGGATCGACGGACTGGACGGCCACCAGCGCGGAATTCCGCAAGCTGCTGGCCGAATGGAAGGCGGCCGGCCGCGCGGCCCGGGAGGTCGACGACGCGCTGTGGCGGCGGTTCAAGCAGGCCCAGGACGTGTTCTTCACCGCGCGCAACGCCGCGACGGCGGAGAAGGACGCGGAGTTGCGCGCCAACGCCGCCGCCAAGGAGGCGCTGCTGGCCGAGGCGGAGAAACTGGACACCGGCAACCACGACGCCGCCCGGGCGGCGCTGCGCGCGATCGCCGAGAAGTGGGATGCGATCGGCAAGGTGCCGCGGGAGCGCTCCGCCGAGCTGGAGCGCCGGCTGCGCGCGGTGGAGAAGAAGGTGCGCGAGGCCGGCGACGCGGGCTGGTCCGACCCGCAGGCGCAGGCCCGGGCCGAGCAGTTCCAGGCCCGCGCCGAGCAGTACGAACAGCAGGCCCGCAAGGCCGCCGCGGCGGGCCGCACCAAGGAGGCCGAGGAGGCGCGGGCCAACGCCGAGCAGTGGCGGCAGTGGGCGCAGGCGGCGGTCGAGGCGCTGTCCCGTAAGCCCTGA
- a CDS encoding Rv2732c family membrane protein — protein MNDDRNHDDPQLGALRTEIEAAERRVAGGIDPGARGFVVSILVFVLLGSFILPHTGDVRGWDVLFGTHDAGAAAVALPSRVFGWLALVFGVGFSTLALVTRRWALAWIALAGTAIAGAAGMLAIWSRQTVPAGHPGPGWGLIVAWITVLVLIYQWARVVWSRTIVQLAAEEQRRRVAAQQQSTTLLDDLPKPEDPAAGT, from the coding sequence ATGAACGACGACCGCAACCACGACGACCCCCAGCTGGGCGCGCTGCGCACCGAGATCGAGGCCGCCGAACGGCGGGTGGCCGGCGGCATCGACCCCGGCGCCCGCGGCTTCGTGGTGTCGATCCTGGTGTTCGTGCTGCTGGGGTCGTTCATCCTGCCGCACACCGGCGACGTGCGCGGCTGGGACGTGTTGTTCGGCACCCACGACGCGGGCGCCGCCGCGGTGGCCCTGCCGTCGCGGGTGTTCGGCTGGCTGGCGCTGGTGTTCGGCGTGGGCTTCTCGACGCTGGCGCTGGTGACCCGGCGCTGGGCGCTGGCCTGGATTGCGTTGGCGGGCACCGCGATTGCCGGCGCCGCGGGGATGCTGGCGATCTGGTCGCGGCAGACCGTGCCCGCCGGGCATCCCGGGCCGGGGTGGGGCCTGATCGTCGCCTGGATCACCGTGCTGGTGCTCATCTACCAGTGGGCCCGGGTGGTGTGGTCGCGCACCATCGTGCAGCTCGCCGCCGAGGAGCAGCGCCGCCGGGTCGCCGCGCAACAGCAGTCGACCACCCTGCTCGACGATCTGCCCAAGCCCGAGGATCCCGCCGCCGGGACCTGA
- the miaB gene encoding tRNA (N6-isopentenyl adenosine(37)-C2)-methylthiotransferase MiaB → MTSTVARDVSGVRTYQVRTYGCQMNVHDSERLAGLLEAAGYRRAAEGAEVADVVVFNTCAVRENADNKLYGNLSHLAPRKRGNPEMQIAVGGCLAQKDREAVLRRAPWVDVVFGTHNIGSLPTLLERARHNKAAQVEIAEALQQFPSSLPSARESAYAAWVSISVGCNNSCTFCIVPSLRGKEVDRSPDDILAEVRSLVADGVLEVTLLGQNVNAYGVSFADPALPRDRGAFARLLRACGEIDGLERVRFTSPHPAEFTDDVIEAMAQTPNVCPALHMPLQSGSDRVLRAMRRSYRAERFLGIIDRVRAAMPHAAITTDLIVGFPGETEEDFAATLDVVRRARFAAAFTFQYSKRPGTPAAELDGQIPKAVVQERYERLVELQESISLQGNQALVGQTVELLVATGEGRKDSATARMSGRARDGRLVHFTADDRVRPGDLVTTVITGAAPHHLIADAGILRHRRTRAGDAHAAGRRPRGVGLGMPAVGPPAGPAQPVGCAS, encoded by the coding sequence GTGACTTCGACGGTGGCCCGGGATGTATCGGGGGTGCGCACCTATCAGGTGCGCACCTACGGCTGCCAGATGAACGTGCACGACTCCGAGCGGCTGGCGGGTCTGCTGGAGGCGGCCGGCTACCGGCGGGCCGCCGAGGGGGCTGAGGTCGCCGACGTGGTGGTGTTCAACACCTGCGCGGTCCGGGAGAACGCCGACAACAAGCTGTACGGCAACCTCAGCCACCTGGCGCCGCGCAAGCGGGGCAACCCGGAGATGCAGATCGCGGTCGGTGGCTGCCTGGCCCAGAAGGACCGCGAGGCCGTGCTGCGCCGGGCGCCCTGGGTCGACGTCGTGTTCGGCACCCACAACATCGGGTCGCTGCCCACCCTGCTGGAGCGGGCCCGGCACAACAAGGCCGCCCAGGTGGAGATCGCCGAGGCGCTGCAGCAGTTCCCCTCGTCGCTGCCCAGTGCGCGCGAATCCGCTTATGCTGCTTGGGTTTCCATCTCGGTTGGCTGCAACAACAGCTGCACGTTCTGCATCGTCCCGTCGCTGCGCGGCAAGGAGGTCGACCGCAGTCCCGACGACATCCTGGCCGAGGTCAGGTCCCTGGTGGCCGACGGCGTCCTCGAGGTCACGCTGCTGGGTCAGAACGTCAACGCCTACGGGGTGTCCTTCGCCGACCCGGCGCTGCCCCGCGACCGCGGCGCGTTCGCCCGGCTGTTGCGGGCCTGCGGCGAGATCGACGGGCTGGAACGGGTGCGGTTCACCTCGCCGCATCCGGCCGAGTTCACCGACGACGTCATCGAGGCCATGGCGCAGACCCCGAACGTGTGCCCCGCCCTGCACATGCCGCTGCAGTCCGGCTCCGACCGGGTGCTGCGCGCGATGCGGCGCTCGTATCGGGCCGAGCGTTTCCTCGGCATCATCGACCGGGTCCGGGCCGCCATGCCGCACGCCGCCATCACCACCGACCTGATCGTCGGGTTCCCCGGCGAGACCGAAGAGGACTTCGCGGCCACCCTGGACGTGGTGCGCCGGGCCCGGTTCGCGGCCGCCTTCACCTTCCAGTACTCCAAGCGGCCCGGCACCCCGGCCGCCGAGCTCGACGGGCAGATCCCGAAAGCCGTTGTGCAGGAACGCTATGAGCGCCTCGTCGAGCTGCAGGAGTCGATCTCGCTGCAGGGCAACCAGGCCCTGGTCGGCCAGACCGTCGAGCTGCTGGTCGCCACGGGGGAGGGGCGCAAGGACAGCGCCACCGCCCGGATGAGCGGACGCGCCCGCGACGGCCGGCTGGTGCACTTCACCGCCGACGACCGGGTGCGCCCCGGCGACCTGGTCACCACGGTCATCACCGGGGCCGCACCCCACCACCTGATCGCCGACGCCGGCATCCTCCGCCATCGCCGCACCCGGGCCGGTGACGCGCACGCCGCCGGCCGGCGCCCGCGCGGCGTCGGTCTCGGCATGCCCGCCGTCGGGCCGCCGGCCGGCCCGGCCCAACCCGTTGGATGTGCCTCATGA
- the recX gene encoding recombination regulator RecX, translated as MTASCPPPSTSEPSREEQARALCLRLLTARARTRAELHGQLAKRGYPDDVSTAVLDRLAAVGLIDDADFAQQWVQSRRAHAGKSKRALAAELHTKGVDNDVITSVLAGIDAGAERDRAEQLVRSKLRRETLAEDNARVTRRLVGMLARRGYSQNLACEVVLAELATERERRRV; from the coding sequence ATGACGGCGTCCTGCCCGCCCCCGTCGACTTCTGAGCCCTCCCGCGAGGAGCAGGCGCGGGCCCTGTGCCTGCGCCTGCTCACCGCGCGAGCGCGCACCCGCGCCGAGCTGCACGGCCAGCTGGCCAAACGGGGCTATCCCGACGACGTCAGCACCGCGGTGCTCGACCGGCTGGCCGCCGTCGGCCTGATCGACGACGCCGACTTCGCCCAGCAGTGGGTGCAGTCCCGGCGGGCGCATGCCGGCAAGAGCAAGCGCGCCCTGGCCGCCGAGTTGCACACCAAGGGGGTGGACAACGACGTGATCACCAGCGTGCTGGCCGGGATCGACGCCGGCGCCGAGCGGGACCGGGCCGAGCAACTGGTCCGGTCCAAGCTGCGCCGCGAGACGCTGGCGGAGGACAACGCGCGGGTGACCCGCCGGCTGGTGGGGATGCTGGCCCGGCGCGGCTACAGCCAGAACCTGGCGTGCGAGGTGGTGCTGGCCGAGCTGGCCACCGAACGGGAGCGCCGCCGCGTCTAG
- the recA gene encoding recombinase RecA has product MTQAPDREKALELAMAQIEKSYGKGSVMRLGDEMRQPISVIPTGSIALDVALGIGGLPRGRVVEIYGPESSGKTTVALHAVANAQAAGGVAAFIDAEHALDPEYAKKLGVDTDSLLVSQPDTGEQALEIADMLIRSGALDILVIDSVAALVPRAELEGEMGDSHVGLQARLMSQALRKMTGALNNSGTTAIFINQLREKIGVMFGSPETTTGGKALKFYASVRMDVRRIETLKDGTNAVGNRTRVKIVKNKVSPPFKQAEFDILYGRGISREGSLIDMGVDQGFIRKSGSWFTYEGEQLGQGKENARTFLMENDEVANEIEKKIKEKLGIGAVVTDDLSDDGVLPAPVDF; this is encoded by the coding sequence ATGACGCAAGCCCCCGACCGCGAGAAGGCTCTCGAACTGGCGATGGCCCAGATCGAAAAGAGTTACGGGAAAGGCTCGGTGATGCGTCTCGGCGACGAGATGCGTCAGCCGATCTCGGTCATCCCGACCGGATCCATCGCCCTGGACGTCGCCCTGGGCATCGGCGGCCTTCCCCGCGGCCGGGTCGTGGAGATCTACGGCCCGGAATCCTCGGGTAAGACCACCGTCGCCCTGCACGCGGTGGCCAACGCCCAGGCCGCCGGCGGTGTCGCGGCGTTCATCGACGCCGAGCACGCGCTGGACCCCGAGTACGCCAAGAAGCTCGGCGTGGACACCGATTCGCTGCTGGTCAGCCAGCCGGACACGGGGGAGCAGGCGCTCGAGATCGCCGACATGCTGATCCGCTCCGGCGCGCTGGACATCCTGGTCATCGACTCGGTGGCCGCGCTGGTGCCGCGCGCCGAGCTGGAGGGCGAGATGGGGGACAGCCACGTCGGGCTGCAGGCCCGGCTGATGAGCCAGGCGCTGCGAAAAATGACCGGCGCGCTGAACAATTCGGGCACCACCGCGATCTTCATCAACCAGCTGCGGGAGAAGATCGGGGTGATGTTCGGCAGCCCGGAGACCACGACGGGTGGCAAGGCGTTGAAGTTCTACGCCTCGGTGCGCATGGACGTGCGCCGGATCGAGACGCTCAAGGACGGCACCAACGCGGTCGGCAACCGCACCCGGGTCAAGATCGTCAAGAACAAGGTGTCGCCGCCGTTCAAGCAGGCCGAGTTCGACATCCTCTACGGCCGCGGGATCAGCCGGGAGGGCTCGCTGATCGACATGGGTGTGGATCAGGGCTTCATCCGCAAGTCCGGTTCCTGGTTCACCTATGAGGGCGAGCAGCTCGGCCAGGGCAAGGAGAACGCCCGCACCTTCTTGATGGAGAACGACGAGGTCGCCAACGAGATCGAGAAGAAGATCAAGGAAAAGCTCGGCATTGGCGCGGTCGTGACCGATGACTTGTCCGATGACGGCGTCCTGCCCGCCCCCGTCGACTTCTGA
- a CDS encoding (2Fe-2S)-binding protein: protein MDISPQLSEVSSYGGFFALTVGGDPAGWRPVTECYADGSADLIAATARRYRTRDLRIGASLVHLAHASRLWSPVLGCAIGHGVVPDLGDLHRAATGAQLRLPEPVGRRVTAPHPELLYRLVVDEHLGPLAAGLRVGLAPALLAGNVASALVGAARALLSARPDLRSAIVETTLALLDTGIMSGAGTVTGPPLDFRRASCCLFYRLPGGSVCGDCVLDR, encoded by the coding sequence CTGGATATCTCCCCGCAACTGTCGGAAGTGTCGTCCTACGGCGGCTTCTTCGCGCTGACCGTGGGCGGCGACCCGGCCGGCTGGCGCCCGGTCACTGAGTGCTACGCCGACGGCAGCGCCGACCTGATCGCGGCCACCGCCCGCCGCTACCGCACCCGTGACCTGCGGATCGGCGCCTCGCTGGTGCACCTGGCCCACGCCAGCCGGCTGTGGTCGCCGGTGCTGGGCTGCGCGATCGGCCACGGCGTCGTCCCCGACCTCGGCGACCTGCACCGCGCCGCGACTGGCGCGCAGCTGCGGCTGCCCGAGCCCGTCGGGCGGCGCGTCACCGCGCCGCACCCCGAGCTGCTGTATCGCCTCGTGGTGGACGAGCACCTGGGTCCGCTGGCCGCGGGCCTGCGCGTCGGGCTGGCGCCCGCCCTGCTCGCCGGCAACGTGGCCTCGGCGCTGGTCGGGGCGGCGCGGGCGCTGTTGTCGGCGCGGCCGGACCTGCGCTCCGCGATCGTCGAGACCACCCTGGCGCTGCTGGACACCGGCATCATGTCCGGCGCCGGCACCGTCACCGGCCCGCCGCTGGACTTCCGGCGGGCCAGCTGCTGCCTGTTCTACCGGCTGCCCGGGGGCTCGGTGTGCGGCGACTGCGTGCTGGATCGATAG
- a CDS encoding DUF3046 domain-containing protein: MRLTEFHERVVLRFGTTYGSSVLVDHVLTGLGGRTAAQAIEDGVDPRDVWRALCVDFDVPREQW, translated from the coding sequence ATGCGGCTCACGGAGTTCCACGAGCGGGTGGTGTTGCGCTTCGGCACCACCTACGGCTCATCGGTGTTGGTGGATCACGTACTGACCGGTTTGGGCGGGCGGACGGCGGCGCAGGCGATCGAGGACGGTGTGGACCCGCGCGACGTCTGGCGGGCGTTGTGCGTCGACTTCGACGTGCCGCGGGAGCAATGGTAA
- a CDS encoding glycosyltransferase encodes MRVAVVAGPDPGHSFPAIALCRRFADAGDTPTLFTGAEWLDTARGAGVDAVELDGLAATDEDVDAGARIHRRAARMAVLNVPALRDLAPDLVVSDVITAGGGMAAELLGIPWIELSPHPLYLPSKGLPPIGSGLAPGTGLRGRLRDATMRALTARSWRAGLRQRAAARAEIGLPARDPGPLRRLIATLPALEVPRPDWPDEAVLVGPLHFEPTDRVLDIPAGSGPVVVVAPSTALTGARGLAEVALSCLTPGETLPAGARLVVSRLAGPELAAPPWAVVGLGSQAELLRHADVVVCGGGHGMVAKTLLAGVPLVAVPGGGDQWEIANRVVRQGSARLIRPLSADALVAAVNEVLSSPGYRAAAQRAAAGIADVADPVRVCREALAG; translated from the coding sequence ATGCGCGTCGCCGTGGTCGCCGGGCCGGATCCCGGGCATTCGTTCCCGGCGATCGCGCTGTGCCGCCGCTTCGCCGACGCCGGCGATACTCCCACGCTGTTCACCGGCGCCGAGTGGCTGGACACCGCCCGCGGCGCCGGCGTCGACGCCGTCGAACTGGACGGACTGGCGGCCACCGACGAGGACGTCGACGCCGGGGCCCGCATCCACCGCCGCGCCGCCCGGATGGCGGTGCTCAACGTGCCCGCCCTGCGCGACCTGGCGCCCGACCTGGTGGTGTCCGACGTCATCACCGCCGGCGGCGGGATGGCCGCCGAGCTGCTCGGCATCCCGTGGATCGAGCTCAGCCCGCATCCGCTCTACCTGCCGTCCAAGGGGTTGCCGCCGATCGGCAGCGGGCTGGCCCCGGGCACCGGCCTGCGGGGTCGGCTGCGTGACGCCACCATGCGCGCGCTGACCGCGCGCTCCTGGCGGGCCGGGCTGCGGCAGCGCGCCGCGGCGCGGGCCGAGATCGGCTTGCCGGCCCGCGACCCGGGGCCGCTGCGCCGGCTGATCGCCACCCTGCCCGCCCTCGAGGTGCCCCGGCCCGACTGGCCGGACGAGGCCGTGCTGGTGGGACCGCTGCATTTCGAGCCGACCGACCGGGTGCTGGACATCCCGGCCGGTTCCGGGCCGGTGGTGGTGGTCGCGCCGTCGACCGCGCTGACCGGCGCCCGGGGTCTGGCCGAGGTGGCGCTGTCCTGCCTGACGCCGGGGGAGACGCTGCCGGCCGGGGCGCGGCTGGTGGTGTCCCGGCTGGCCGGGCCGGAGCTGGCAGCACCGCCGTGGGCGGTGGTCGGGCTGGGCAGTCAGGCCGAGTTGCTGCGGCACGCCGACGTGGTGGTCTGCGGCGGCGGGCACGGGATGGTGGCCAAGACGCTGCTGGCCGGGGTGCCGCTGGTGGCGGTGCCCGGCGGCGGCGACCAGTGGGAGATCGCCAACCGGGTGGTCCGCCAGGGCAGCGCCCGGCTGATCCGGCCGCTGAGCGCCGACGCGCTGGTGGCCGCGGTGAACGAGGTGCTGTCGTCACCGGGCTACCGGGCGGCCGCGCAGCGCGCCGCCGCCGGCATCGCCGACGTCGCCGATCCGGTCCGGGTGTGCCGCGAGGCGCTGGCCGGATGA
- a CDS encoding limonene-1,2-epoxide hydrolase yields MTELTGTTVANTRTVEGFLNALQDADYDAAEAALADDLVYENVGLPTIHGRARAMKLFRRMEGRAAFEVKIHRIAADGGAVLTERTDALIFGPLRLQFWVCGVFEVQNGRITLWRDYFDFFDMLKATARGVAALLLPSLKATF; encoded by the coding sequence ATGACCGAGCTGACTGGGACCACCGTTGCGAACACCCGTACGGTCGAAGGATTCCTCAACGCGCTGCAGGACGCGGATTACGACGCCGCCGAGGCCGCACTGGCCGACGACCTCGTCTACGAGAATGTCGGGCTGCCCACCATCCACGGCCGGGCCCGGGCCATGAAGCTGTTTCGCCGGATGGAGGGCCGCGCCGCCTTCGAGGTGAAGATCCACCGCATCGCGGCCGACGGCGGCGCGGTGCTCACCGAACGCACCGATGCGCTGATCTTCGGCCCGCTGCGGCTGCAGTTCTGGGTGTGCGGCGTGTTCGAGGTGCAGAACGGGCGAATCACGTTGTGGCGGGACTACTTCGACTTCTTCGACATGCTCAAGGCCACGGCGCGCGGGGTGGCCGCGCTGCTGCTGCCGTCGCTGAAAGCCACGTTCTGA
- a CDS encoding DUF5313 domain-containing protein — MSQDRGRTRPNFVQFVRYCCGGRLPDSMRDWVRNDLAGKGATARMMRRVAVPAVLVLAPFWLIPTTLDVHLSMTLPILIPFVYFSHALNKVWRRHMLAVHGLDPELVDEVSRQRDAHIHRSYIERYGPRPED; from the coding sequence ATGAGCCAGGACAGGGGCCGCACCCGGCCGAATTTCGTTCAGTTCGTCCGCTATTGCTGCGGCGGGCGGCTGCCGGACTCGATGCGCGACTGGGTGCGCAACGACCTGGCCGGCAAGGGCGCGACGGCCCGGATGATGCGGCGGGTGGCGGTGCCGGCGGTGCTGGTGCTGGCCCCGTTCTGGTTGATCCCGACGACGCTCGACGTTCACCTGAGCATGACGCTGCCGATTCTCATTCCGTTCGTGTACTTTTCGCACGCGCTCAACAAGGTGTGGCGCCGGCACATGCTGGCCGTGCACGGTCTGGACCCCGAGCTGGTCGACGAGGTCTCCCGGCAGCGCGACGCCCACATCCACCGCTCCTACATCGAGCGCTACGGCCCGCGCCCGGAAGACTAA